A stretch of Aedes aegypti strain LVP_AGWG chromosome 2, AaegL5.0 Primary Assembly, whole genome shotgun sequence DNA encodes these proteins:
- the LOC5578717 gene encoding zinc finger protein chinmo isoform X2 — MDQQQYCLKWSNYSSNLAAAFSNLFDSATLTDVTLVCGGTVFNAHKVILAACSKNFADLFERAPVGTGQICVMLEATSADNMHALLEFMYKGEVHVSQKSLESFLKAAENLQVKGLTTEHGRFASANATQSQQPAFHESNNLPSPASRRQQRNSLSASLESINRIGGIVKNEPLPGGGGGGGGGGGAGGGGSGGATTPNFSSYLPPTYMPTPYESSRKRSIRSPFYEEATRGSVLRDGKASVGNDSPVSGSKNYRPSSSGSSAAPTEADTAHTDRDSPQQSNRYENHSPSTTHHGNGNGPVSSNTLERDDRSDRAPSEDKIKCDGKEGNDNGAEDLRMKSNEMRPIQSPLTSSAPPTPTTPVAFMKGGLPGGLEGLNPTVDMISMLNVQRESVTTADGKKLQCPLCDRQYGYETNLRAHIRQRHQGIRVPCPYCSRTFTRNNTVRRHIAREHKQQTQYMTNQLHS; from the exons GTACCGTCTTCAACGCTCACAAAGTCATCCTGGCGGCATGTTCGAAGAACTTCGCCGACCTGTTCGAGCGGGCCCCAGTTGGCACCGGACAGATTTGCGTCATGCTGGAGGCCACTTCGGCCGACAACATGCACGCTCTGCTGGAGTTCATGTACAAGGGTGAAGTGCACGTTTCACAGAAATCGCTGGAGAGCTTCCTGAAAGCCGCTGAGAATTTGCAG GTCAAAGGTCTCACCACAGAGCACGGTCGTTTCGCGAGTGCAAATGCCACCCAGTCACAGCAGCCGGCCTTCCACGAGTCAAACAACCTGCCCTCGCCAGCCTCCCGCCGACAGCAGCGGAATTCCCTGTCCGCCTCGCTGGAATCGATCAACCGGATCGGTGGTATCGTGAAAAATGAACCCCTGCCCGGAGGTGGTGGTGGCGGCGGAGGGGGAGGCGGTGCCGGTGGAGGTGGCAGTGGAGGTGCCACAACGCCCAACTTCTCGTCCTACCTGCCACCGACCTACATGCCCACGCCGTACGAAAGTTCCCGGAAGCGTTCGATCCGCAGTCCCTTCTACGAGGAAGCCACACGGGGTAGCGTGCTACGGGACGGCAAGGCCAGCGTTGGCAACGACAGTCCGGTGAGTGGCAGTAAAAACTATCGGCCCTCGAGCAGCGGTTCCTCGGCGGCACCCACCGAAGCGGACACGGCACACACGGACCGGGATTCGCCCCAGCAGTCGAA CCGGTACGAAAACCACAGCCCCAGCACTACCCACCACGGCAACGGAAACGGACCAGTATCATCGAACACGTTAGAACGGGACGATCGGAGTGATCGGGCGCCTTCGGAGGACAAAATCAAATGCGATGGCAAGGAAGGAAACGAC AACGGTGCCGAAGATCTGCGAATGAAATCGAACGAAATGCGACCGATCCAGTCACCGCTGACGTCTTCCGCCCCGCCCACCCCGACGACACCGGTGGCATTCATGAAAGGAGGCCTGCCCGGAGGACTGGAAGGACTGAATCCCACCGTCGATATGATAAGTATGTTGAACGTCCAGCGGGAAAGTGTAACCACTGCGGACG GCAAAAAGCTACAGTGTCCCCTCTGTGATCGCCAGTACGGCTACGAAACGAACCTCCGCGCCCACATCCGCCAGCGACATCAGGGTATCCGCGTGCCATGTCCCTACTGTAGTCGAACCTTCACCCGCAACAACACGGTCCGGAGACATATAGCACGGGAACACAAGCAACAGACGCAGTACATGACCAACCAGCTGCACAGTTAA
- the LOC5578717 gene encoding zinc finger protein chinmo isoform X4, with the protein MDQQQYCLKWSNYSSNLAAAFSNLFDSATLTDVTLVCGGTVFNAHKVILAACSKNFADLFERAPVGTGQICVMLEATSADNMHALLEFMYKGEVHVSQKSLESFLKAAENLQVKGLTTEHGRFASANATQSQQPAFHESNNLPSPASRRQQRNSLSASLESINRIGGIVKNEPLPGGGGGGGGGGGAGGGGSGGATTPNFSSYLPPTYMPTPYESSRKRSIRSPFYEEATRGSVLRDGKASVGNDSPVSGSKNYRPSSSGSSAAPTEADTAHTDRDSPQQSNRYENHSPSTTHHGNGNGPVSSNTLERDDRSDRAPSEDKIKCDGKEGNDNGAEDLRMKSNEMRPIQSPLTSSAPPTPTTPVAFMKGGLPGGLEGLNPTVDMISKKLQCPLCDRQYGYETNLRAHIRQRHQGIRVPCPYCSRTFTRNNTVRRHIAREHKQQTQYMTNQLHS; encoded by the exons GTACCGTCTTCAACGCTCACAAAGTCATCCTGGCGGCATGTTCGAAGAACTTCGCCGACCTGTTCGAGCGGGCCCCAGTTGGCACCGGACAGATTTGCGTCATGCTGGAGGCCACTTCGGCCGACAACATGCACGCTCTGCTGGAGTTCATGTACAAGGGTGAAGTGCACGTTTCACAGAAATCGCTGGAGAGCTTCCTGAAAGCCGCTGAGAATTTGCAG GTCAAAGGTCTCACCACAGAGCACGGTCGTTTCGCGAGTGCAAATGCCACCCAGTCACAGCAGCCGGCCTTCCACGAGTCAAACAACCTGCCCTCGCCAGCCTCCCGCCGACAGCAGCGGAATTCCCTGTCCGCCTCGCTGGAATCGATCAACCGGATCGGTGGTATCGTGAAAAATGAACCCCTGCCCGGAGGTGGTGGTGGCGGCGGAGGGGGAGGCGGTGCCGGTGGAGGTGGCAGTGGAGGTGCCACAACGCCCAACTTCTCGTCCTACCTGCCACCGACCTACATGCCCACGCCGTACGAAAGTTCCCGGAAGCGTTCGATCCGCAGTCCCTTCTACGAGGAAGCCACACGGGGTAGCGTGCTACGGGACGGCAAGGCCAGCGTTGGCAACGACAGTCCGGTGAGTGGCAGTAAAAACTATCGGCCCTCGAGCAGCGGTTCCTCGGCGGCACCCACCGAAGCGGACACGGCACACACGGACCGGGATTCGCCCCAGCAGTCGAA CCGGTACGAAAACCACAGCCCCAGCACTACCCACCACGGCAACGGAAACGGACCAGTATCATCGAACACGTTAGAACGGGACGATCGGAGTGATCGGGCGCCTTCGGAGGACAAAATCAAATGCGATGGCAAGGAAGGAAACGAC AACGGTGCCGAAGATCTGCGAATGAAATCGAACGAAATGCGACCGATCCAGTCACCGCTGACGTCTTCCGCCCCGCCCACCCCGACGACACCGGTGGCATTCATGAAAGGAGGCCTGCCCGGAGGACTGGAAGGACTGAATCCCACCGTCGATATGATAA GCAAAAAGCTACAGTGTCCCCTCTGTGATCGCCAGTACGGCTACGAAACGAACCTCCGCGCCCACATCCGCCAGCGACATCAGGGTATCCGCGTGCCATGTCCCTACTGTAGTCGAACCTTCACCCGCAACAACACGGTCCGGAGACATATAGCACGGGAACACAAGCAACAGACGCAGTACATGACCAACCAGCTGCACAGTTAA
- the LOC5578717 gene encoding zinc finger protein chinmo isoform X1: protein MDQQQYCLKWSNYSSNLAAAFSNLFDSATLTDVTLVCGGTVFNAHKVILAACSKNFADLFERAPVGTGQICVMLEATSADNMHALLEFMYKGEVHVSQKSLESFLKAAENLQVKGLTTEHGRFASANATQSQQPAFHESNNLPSPASRRQQRNSLSASLESINRIGGIVKNEPLPGGGGGGGGGGGAGGGGSGGATTPNFSSYLPPTYMPTPYESSRKRSIRSPFYEEATRGSVLRDGKASVGNDSPVSGSKNYRPSSSGSSAAPTEADTAHTDRDSPQQSNRYENHSPSTTHHGNGNGPVSSNTLERDDRSDRAPSEDKIKCDGKEGNDNGAEDLRMKSNEMRPIQSPLTSSAPPTPTTPVAFMKGGLPGGLEGLNPTVDMISMLNVQRESVTTADGSLAPGKKLQCPLCDRQYGYETNLRAHIRQRHQGIRVPCPYCSRTFTRNNTVRRHIAREHKQQTQYMTNQLHS, encoded by the exons GTACCGTCTTCAACGCTCACAAAGTCATCCTGGCGGCATGTTCGAAGAACTTCGCCGACCTGTTCGAGCGGGCCCCAGTTGGCACCGGACAGATTTGCGTCATGCTGGAGGCCACTTCGGCCGACAACATGCACGCTCTGCTGGAGTTCATGTACAAGGGTGAAGTGCACGTTTCACAGAAATCGCTGGAGAGCTTCCTGAAAGCCGCTGAGAATTTGCAG GTCAAAGGTCTCACCACAGAGCACGGTCGTTTCGCGAGTGCAAATGCCACCCAGTCACAGCAGCCGGCCTTCCACGAGTCAAACAACCTGCCCTCGCCAGCCTCCCGCCGACAGCAGCGGAATTCCCTGTCCGCCTCGCTGGAATCGATCAACCGGATCGGTGGTATCGTGAAAAATGAACCCCTGCCCGGAGGTGGTGGTGGCGGCGGAGGGGGAGGCGGTGCCGGTGGAGGTGGCAGTGGAGGTGCCACAACGCCCAACTTCTCGTCCTACCTGCCACCGACCTACATGCCCACGCCGTACGAAAGTTCCCGGAAGCGTTCGATCCGCAGTCCCTTCTACGAGGAAGCCACACGGGGTAGCGTGCTACGGGACGGCAAGGCCAGCGTTGGCAACGACAGTCCGGTGAGTGGCAGTAAAAACTATCGGCCCTCGAGCAGCGGTTCCTCGGCGGCACCCACCGAAGCGGACACGGCACACACGGACCGGGATTCGCCCCAGCAGTCGAA CCGGTACGAAAACCACAGCCCCAGCACTACCCACCACGGCAACGGAAACGGACCAGTATCATCGAACACGTTAGAACGGGACGATCGGAGTGATCGGGCGCCTTCGGAGGACAAAATCAAATGCGATGGCAAGGAAGGAAACGAC AACGGTGCCGAAGATCTGCGAATGAAATCGAACGAAATGCGACCGATCCAGTCACCGCTGACGTCTTCCGCCCCGCCCACCCCGACGACACCGGTGGCATTCATGAAAGGAGGCCTGCCCGGAGGACTGGAAGGACTGAATCCCACCGTCGATATGATAAGTATGTTGAACGTCCAGCGGGAAAGTGTAACCACTGCGGACG GTTCTCTCGCTCCAGGCAAAAAGCTACAGTGTCCCCTCTGTGATCGCCAGTACGGCTACGAAACGAACCTCCGCGCCCACATCCGCCAGCGACATCAGGGTATCCGCGTGCCATGTCCCTACTGTAGTCGAACCTTCACCCGCAACAACACGGTCCGGAGACATATAGCACGGGAACACAAGCAACAGACGCAGTACATGACCAACCAGCTGCACAGTTAA
- the LOC5578717 gene encoding zinc finger protein chinmo isoform X3, which yields MDQQQYCLKWSNYSSNLAAAFSNLFDSATLTDVTLVCGGTVFNAHKVILAACSKNFADLFERAPVGTGQICVMLEATSADNMHALLEFMYKGEVHVSQKSLESFLKAAENLQVKGLTTEHGRFASANATQSQQPAFHESNNLPSPASRRQQRNSLSASLESINRIGGIVKNEPLPGGGGGGGGGGGAGGGGSGGATTPNFSSYLPPTYMPTPYESSRKRSIRSPFYEEATRGSVLRDGKASVGNDSPVSGSKNYRPSSSGSSAAPTEADTAHTDRDSPQQSNRYENHSPSTTHHGNGNGPVSSNTLERDDRSDRAPSEDKIKCDGKEGNDNGAEDLRMKSNEMRPIQSPLTSSAPPTPTTPVAFMKGGLPGGLEGLNPTVDMISSLAPGKKLQCPLCDRQYGYETNLRAHIRQRHQGIRVPCPYCSRTFTRNNTVRRHIAREHKQQTQYMTNQLHS from the exons GTACCGTCTTCAACGCTCACAAAGTCATCCTGGCGGCATGTTCGAAGAACTTCGCCGACCTGTTCGAGCGGGCCCCAGTTGGCACCGGACAGATTTGCGTCATGCTGGAGGCCACTTCGGCCGACAACATGCACGCTCTGCTGGAGTTCATGTACAAGGGTGAAGTGCACGTTTCACAGAAATCGCTGGAGAGCTTCCTGAAAGCCGCTGAGAATTTGCAG GTCAAAGGTCTCACCACAGAGCACGGTCGTTTCGCGAGTGCAAATGCCACCCAGTCACAGCAGCCGGCCTTCCACGAGTCAAACAACCTGCCCTCGCCAGCCTCCCGCCGACAGCAGCGGAATTCCCTGTCCGCCTCGCTGGAATCGATCAACCGGATCGGTGGTATCGTGAAAAATGAACCCCTGCCCGGAGGTGGTGGTGGCGGCGGAGGGGGAGGCGGTGCCGGTGGAGGTGGCAGTGGAGGTGCCACAACGCCCAACTTCTCGTCCTACCTGCCACCGACCTACATGCCCACGCCGTACGAAAGTTCCCGGAAGCGTTCGATCCGCAGTCCCTTCTACGAGGAAGCCACACGGGGTAGCGTGCTACGGGACGGCAAGGCCAGCGTTGGCAACGACAGTCCGGTGAGTGGCAGTAAAAACTATCGGCCCTCGAGCAGCGGTTCCTCGGCGGCACCCACCGAAGCGGACACGGCACACACGGACCGGGATTCGCCCCAGCAGTCGAA CCGGTACGAAAACCACAGCCCCAGCACTACCCACCACGGCAACGGAAACGGACCAGTATCATCGAACACGTTAGAACGGGACGATCGGAGTGATCGGGCGCCTTCGGAGGACAAAATCAAATGCGATGGCAAGGAAGGAAACGAC AACGGTGCCGAAGATCTGCGAATGAAATCGAACGAAATGCGACCGATCCAGTCACCGCTGACGTCTTCCGCCCCGCCCACCCCGACGACACCGGTGGCATTCATGAAAGGAGGCCTGCCCGGAGGACTGGAAGGACTGAATCCCACCGTCGATATGATAA GTTCTCTCGCTCCAGGCAAAAAGCTACAGTGTCCCCTCTGTGATCGCCAGTACGGCTACGAAACGAACCTCCGCGCCCACATCCGCCAGCGACATCAGGGTATCCGCGTGCCATGTCCCTACTGTAGTCGAACCTTCACCCGCAACAACACGGTCCGGAGACATATAGCACGGGAACACAAGCAACAGACGCAGTACATGACCAACCAGCTGCACAGTTAA